A genomic window from Pyxidicoccus trucidator includes:
- a CDS encoding GMC family oxidoreductase, which translates to MSLPEVDVCIIGSGAGGAPMALELGRAGFKVVVLEKGRHYRPQDFVHDEILNSRRNFFMPLPWEEPHLVRQGAKGRYERSTAAWTANCVGGGTVHMSGFFYRLKPVDFRLRSTLGAVAGSTVADWPISYEELAPFYDKAEAELGVSGQAVPHPFAEPRSGPYPLPPLDVHPVAGEIDKACTAMGWHSLPTARGILSKPYRGRSPCSYCALCGSYGCETGAKSGTNASLIPAALATGNVQLRPGCMARTVEVDKQGRARSVIYLDADGVTREQPAKVVVVSCTAVESARLLLNSTSSRFPRGLANGSGLVGKNLIFSSFGESQATFRVTKQAAARPWLKDPAPFVNRSLQDFYLMPDARYGFRKGGTLGFMWTHPNPIHAAVGLAGTGKGALFGKALKDKMREYRDSRILQFEVYAEFLPTPGTYVSVEDGVKDKFGIPVAAITVERHPMDLAATRFLVERGEEVLLRLDPDDVKRGSTSGETTILQHGTCRFGSDAAASVLDKHCRAHEVPNLYVVDGSFMPTGGSVPSTLTIAANSFRVANHLVRALKG; encoded by the coding sequence GTGAGCCTGCCCGAGGTGGACGTCTGCATCATCGGCAGCGGCGCGGGCGGCGCGCCCATGGCGCTGGAGCTGGGCCGCGCGGGCTTCAAGGTGGTGGTGCTGGAGAAGGGCCGGCACTACCGCCCCCAGGACTTCGTCCACGACGAAATCCTGAACAGCCGCCGGAACTTCTTCATGCCGCTGCCGTGGGAGGAGCCGCACCTGGTGCGCCAGGGCGCGAAGGGCCGCTACGAGCGCTCCACCGCGGCGTGGACGGCCAACTGCGTGGGCGGCGGCACCGTGCACATGAGCGGCTTCTTCTACCGGCTCAAGCCGGTGGACTTCCGGCTGCGCTCCACGCTGGGCGCGGTGGCCGGCAGCACGGTGGCGGACTGGCCCATCTCCTACGAGGAGCTGGCGCCCTTCTACGACAAGGCCGAGGCCGAGCTGGGCGTGTCAGGCCAGGCCGTGCCCCACCCCTTCGCGGAGCCGCGCTCGGGGCCCTACCCGCTGCCCCCGCTGGACGTGCACCCGGTGGCGGGGGAAATCGACAAGGCCTGCACGGCCATGGGCTGGCACTCGCTGCCCACCGCGCGCGGCATCCTCAGCAAGCCCTACCGCGGGCGCTCGCCGTGCTCGTACTGCGCGCTGTGCGGCAGCTACGGCTGCGAGACGGGCGCCAAGAGCGGGACGAATGCCAGCCTCATCCCCGCCGCGCTGGCCACCGGCAACGTGCAGCTGCGCCCCGGCTGCATGGCGCGCACCGTGGAGGTGGACAAGCAGGGACGCGCGCGGAGCGTCATCTACCTGGACGCGGACGGCGTGACGCGTGAGCAGCCGGCGAAGGTGGTGGTGGTGTCCTGCACCGCGGTGGAGAGCGCGCGGCTCTTGCTCAACTCCACCTCCAGCCGCTTCCCGCGCGGGCTGGCCAACGGCAGCGGGCTGGTGGGGAAGAACCTCATCTTCAGCTCCTTCGGCGAGTCGCAGGCCACCTTCCGCGTGACGAAGCAGGCCGCCGCGCGCCCGTGGCTGAAGGACCCGGCGCCCTTCGTCAACCGCAGCCTCCAGGACTTCTACCTGATGCCCGACGCCCGCTACGGCTTCCGCAAGGGCGGCACGCTGGGCTTCATGTGGACGCACCCCAACCCCATCCACGCGGCCGTGGGGCTGGCCGGCACCGGAAAGGGCGCCCTCTTCGGCAAGGCGCTCAAGGACAAGATGCGGGAGTACCGCGACTCGCGCATCCTCCAGTTCGAAGTCTACGCGGAGTTCCTCCCCACGCCCGGCACCTACGTGTCCGTGGAGGACGGGGTGAAGGACAAGTTCGGCATCCCCGTGGCCGCAATCACGGTGGAGCGCCACCCCATGGACCTGGCCGCCACGCGCTTCCTGGTGGAGCGCGGCGAGGAAGTCCTGCTGCGGTTGGACCCGGACGACGTGAAGCGCGGGAGCACCTCGGGCGAGACGACCATCCTCCAGCACGGCACCTGCCGCTTCGGCAGCGACGCGGCGGCGTCCGTGCTGGACAAGCACTGCCGCGCCCACGAGGTGCCCAACCTCTACGTGGTGGACGGCAGCTTCATGCCCACCGGCGGCAGCGTGCCCTCCACGCTCACCATTGCGGCCAACAGCTTCCGCGTGGCGAATCACCTGGTGCGCGCGCTGAAGGGCTGA